The window CCGGCTGAAGTGGGACAGATCGGAGAACCCGGCGTCCAGCGCCGCCGTGGTGACATTGCCGGCATTGCCTTCGGTGAGGGCGCGATAACTGGCTTGCAATCGCACCCGGCGCAGCACATCCATGGGAGTCTGGTTGTGCTGGGCGAAGGCGCGTGTCAGCGTTCTTTCGGAGACGTGGTGAGCTGCGGCCAGGACGTGGAGATTGAGTTGCGGGTCGGTATAGTTCTCTCGCAGATAGGCGAGAACACGTTTGTAGAGATCATTCTTTTCTGCCGCAGTTGTCCTGGCGCCGGGGGCGGCCAGGCTCAAGGCGAGCACGTCCAGCAAGGCGGCGCTATAGCGGACCGCCGACTCGGCATCGTTGAATTCGCAAGTGCCTGCTTCTTCCAGCATCGAGCGCAGCGCCATCACACCGGGCCTGCGGGCGTCGATCAACTGCGCGGTCAGGTGTTCGGCTTCGGGACAGCGGCTCAACAATGACTTGCGTGGCAAGCGGGTCAGATAGATCTTCTCGGGGCCCAGTGCGAACTCGAAAGGGCGGGCGCCATCGTACAAGGCCATGTCACCCGATTGCAGGCGGGCCTGGCGCCCGTCCTGTGCCAGATAGGCTTCGCCGCTGACCATGAAGGCGAGCCACAGGTCGTCGTCGGGATTTGAACGAATATGGTGCGCATCACGTCGCCAATGGTGCAAGGGCGAACTCATGATGGCCATATCGACCATCCCGATGGAATTGACGGACATGGCGCCGTCGAAGACCGGTTCTCCCAACAGCTTGCTGTCTGCCTGGAGGCAATGACGACAGACGACATCATTCCAATACTCGAAGCGCCTTGGCGCTTCGACGATCTCAGTGGTGTATTGAGCCTTCATAAGGGGCACTCCTGATCTATCGAGTCGATGCAGACATGCTGGCTGATGACCGGGCTGGCGAATGAGCTTGGCTGGCTGGTTTCGTGCAGCATTGTGGCTGCTGGAAGACCGATCCCCGGTAGCAAAGTATCCGCCAGATGAACGCGCAAGGGCAATAGAATTTCATGCATCGCTGCCAATGGCGCTACATATTTTGTGCAAAATTTATGCCTGCCTCAGGAGATTCGGACAAGCTGCGCTGATGGAGGAATCTGATCGAGGCTTGCGTACACTTCACGACCGTAGATCGCCCGGAAAGCAGCCAGGGCAGAGCGTTTTCAGCGCAGCGAAGAAAATGCTGGCAGGTGAGGGCGGCGTGGTTCCAGGCAGTGCCCAGCATATTGCTCAGGGCGAAAAAAAACCACTGGGTGGATCACCCAGTGGTCTTGCCGATGCCCCGTCGGTTGACCGGCTCGGGGGTGTTTCTGCTCAGGAAGTTTTAGCGTCGCGCAACATACCGGTTTGCGGATGGCAGTTGATGTATTCCAGCCATTGCGTAGCACCATCGGAGACCGACACCTCGTGATAAAGCCTGAGTTTTTTCAGGCCAGTGACGACCTTGAAGAAGGTGGTGAAGATGCGCAGGTGGGTGGGATGTGATTCGGCCCAGCGTTCCAGCAGATCCAGCGAGCGCCAGTGGCCGATGTCGTAGGCAATGTCGAGCAGATTGCCCTCCAGGTCCACATTGCGCACGAAGCGGTTGCTGTAACAGCCGATCTCCTTCCCCTGGTCGCGCAGGAAGTCCATGCCATCCTGCAGAGGTGGCAGCATCTCGTTGAAATAGAGCGCGCGCTCCTCCGGGTCGGCATCGACCCAATCCTGGCCGGAGCGGATCAGGGCGATGTTGTCATGCCCCTTGAGCAGCACCCGGCCGCCTTTGGCCGGCTCGCCGGAAAGCACTTCAAGCTGGCCTGAAGGGCGCATCCGGTCCACTTGCGAAGCGGGAAAACGATCACGCATCGATCCCCAATACCCGTGCTCTTCTATGTCGTCGCTGATGCGGTCCATGACAGCGCCCACCCCGGGCAGATCTTCCTTGAATGCATACAGGGTCTCGAACTGCTCGGCGCGTGGCGAGAAGACTTCCCTGAAGTAGCCGAGGCCATCGGCGAGCCGGGCATCGCTGTCCCACCATCCGGCGACGTCGGGGGAACGCATCCAGCGGCAATAGCGGCCCGCATCACGCCAGTAGCCGACCACGATGAAGTTGCCATAGCCCTGGTTGTCGAGGTGATAGCTCATGTCATGGTTGCCTGGGCCATCGGGCAGAGCGAAGCTGGAGACGATGTGGCGCATGGCCTGCAGTGCCTGCGCCCGCTTTTCTTCCTTGAACTGGATGCCCAGGTAGGCCATCGTCACTTGCGTCAGCGTTGCATCAGCGCGGCCGACCCACATCGGGAAGGGAGGTTGATAATCGTCGTCCACCCGGCGTGAGAGCGTGCGAGGACATTTGAGATGCTGGTCGATTGCGGATTCCATGCGGGATCTCCTTCTGGGAAAAATATCAATGCAAAGTGGTACTGGCGCGCTCGTCGAACGCGGCCGCACCGTATAGCTGCGCCCAGGCATCCGGACCGGCTTCGATTTCGGTGGTGGTAAGCAGGCAGGCGTCGAGCTCCTCGGTCAGCAAGTCCCCATCGATGCCTTGGCCGATGAAGACCAGTTCCTGTCGGCAGTCGCCCGCCAATGCGTCCCACTTTTCCTGGATGCCTTGCCGGCGATAGGTGTCCTGCGGCCATTGGGCCGGCTCGATGAAACGCCACCAGCGGCCCACGAAGCCCCACTGGAACTGGCCGCCGGTCTGGACCAGCAGGGCAATGTCGGAATATCTGCTGGAGATCCAGAGATAGCCTTTGCAGCGCAGCAGGCGGCCATTGCGCCAAGGACGTCCGAGCCAGTCCAGCAGGCGGCCGGGATGAAAGGGCAGTCGTGCGCGATAGACGCTGGAAGAGATGCCGTAGGTGTCGGCCTCGGAAGGCGGGTGGGCGCCATCCATGGTCTGCATCCATCCTGGCATGCGGGCCAAGCTGGGCAGATCGAACAGTCTGGTATCGAGTACCTGATCCAGATCGACCTCGCCGTGCGCCATCGGCAGAATCCGTGCAGTCGGATTGAGCTTCTGCAGCACTGCCTTGAGCGAGGCGAAGGCGCTGGCGTCGATCAGGTCGACACGGCTGACCAGGATCACGTTGGCATACTCGACCTGCTCGATGAGCAGGTCGGAAAGCGGGCGCGTGCTGGCGCCATCGGCCTGG is drawn from Herbaspirillum seropedicae and contains these coding sequences:
- a CDS encoding helix-turn-helix domain-containing protein encodes the protein MKAQYTTEIVEAPRRFEYWNDVVCRHCLQADSKLLGEPVFDGAMSVNSIGMVDMAIMSSPLHHWRRDAHHIRSNPDDDLWLAFMVSGEAYLAQDGRQARLQSGDMALYDGARPFEFALGPEKIYLTRLPRKSLLSRCPEAEHLTAQLIDARRPGVMALRSMLEEAGTCEFNDAESAVRYSAALLDVLALSLAAPGARTTAAEKNDLYKRVLAYLRENYTDPQLNLHVLAAAHHVSERTLTRAFAQHNQTPMDVLRRVRLQASYRALTEGNAGNVTTAALDAGFSDLSHFSRVFRAAFGCTPQSLLSH
- a CDS encoding phenylacetaldoxime dehydratase family protein: MESAIDQHLKCPRTLSRRVDDDYQPPFPMWVGRADATLTQVTMAYLGIQFKEEKRAQALQAMRHIVSSFALPDGPGNHDMSYHLDNQGYGNFIVVGYWRDAGRYCRWMRSPDVAGWWDSDARLADGLGYFREVFSPRAEQFETLYAFKEDLPGVGAVMDRISDDIEEHGYWGSMRDRFPASQVDRMRPSGQLEVLSGEPAKGGRVLLKGHDNIALIRSGQDWVDADPEERALYFNEMLPPLQDGMDFLRDQGKEIGCYSNRFVRNVDLEGNLLDIAYDIGHWRSLDLLERWAESHPTHLRIFTTFFKVVTGLKKLRLYHEVSVSDGATQWLEYINCHPQTGMLRDAKTS
- a CDS encoding GTP-binding protein, which encodes MNEPAPEVLLNAQAQRIPVTVLSGFLGSGKTTLLNHILRNRAGMKVAVIVNDMSEVNMDGDDVRRNTELYRGNDELVEMSNGCICCTLRADLLEQVSALARSGRFDYLLIESTGISEPIPVAETFAFLDSDGFSLSELARLDTLVTVVNGETFEQQLADHVAIAQADGASTRPLSDLLIEQVEYANVILVSRVDLIDASAFASLKAVLQKLNPTARILPMAHGEVDLDQVLDTRLFDLPSLARMPGWMQTMDGAHPPSEADTYGISSSVYRARLPFHPGRLLDWLGRPWRNGRLLRCKGYLWISSRYSDIALLVQTGGQFQWGFVGRWWRFIEPAQWPQDTYRRQGIQEKWDALAGDCRQELVFIGQGIDGDLLTEELDACLLTTTEIEAGPDAWAQLYGAAAFDERASTTLH